The Edaphobacter sp. 12200R-103 genome contains a region encoding:
- a CDS encoding outer membrane lipoprotein-sorting protein, which yields MKILRGMVIASLLISPFSLSAQVKPGELDQAIRQMDAASARFKSAEADFQWDFYELVVKETTTQHGSIYYKKNGNDLEMGAKILPPATKFISYKNGKVALFDPNTKELKVLAAGQNKAQWESFLTLGFGGSGTELTKAWTVTNLGSEAISDGNTTVQTRKLDLVAKDENVRNMFSHIVIWVDTNRDISLKQQFFTPSGDYRTAIYTNIRYNQPVNTKPYQYKK from the coding sequence ATGAAGATTCTGCGCGGAATGGTTATCGCTTCCCTTCTTATCAGCCCGTTTTCTCTTTCAGCCCAGGTCAAGCCCGGCGAGCTCGATCAGGCAATTCGCCAGATGGATGCCGCGAGTGCACGCTTCAAGTCTGCCGAAGCTGACTTTCAGTGGGACTTCTACGAGCTTGTAGTCAAAGAGACAACCACACAGCATGGAAGCATCTATTACAAGAAGAATGGCAATGATCTCGAGATGGGGGCTAAGATACTTCCTCCGGCAACGAAGTTCATCTCATACAAGAACGGCAAGGTAGCTCTATTCGATCCAAATACGAAAGAACTGAAGGTGTTGGCAGCCGGACAGAATAAAGCACAGTGGGAAAGCTTTCTTACGCTTGGCTTTGGGGGCAGCGGAACTGAGCTGACCAAGGCGTGGACAGTGACGAACCTCGGCTCTGAAGCGATTTCAGACGGAAACACCACTGTGCAGACCAGAAAGCTGGATTTGGTCGCGAAAGACGAGAATGTTCGCAATATGTTCAGCCATATTGTGATCTGGGTGGATACGAACCGCGACATTTCGCTGAAGCAACAGTTCTTTACGCCCTCCGGCGACTACCGGACCGCGATTTATACGAACATTCGCTATAACCAGCCGGTTAATACGAAGCCTTACCAATACAAGAAGTAG
- a CDS encoding SGNH/GDSL hydrolase family protein, with product MNFLRRRLNSADTTSQLDFINSRPFPPDAFKVLFIGDSLMIHGQLKGVWDVSSGMAASRPENDYVHLVSKGLQEEITRPAEALYNNGGNGRLREILEYIQVRNLAPDMVIIQGGENDTFDRQFREYYPQLLDFYACPRIVLGDWFSKDKSDYSGSLCRERGLPFVNLCDISADKQNSGWGGPYDRKDVASHPNDSGHAAIAKGVLAKVKAMVLQNI from the coding sequence ATGAATTTCCTGCGACGTCGTCTAAATTCTGCGGACACCACTTCTCAGCTTGACTTCATAAATAGCCGGCCATTCCCTCCGGACGCCTTCAAAGTCCTATTTATCGGCGATTCGCTAATGATTCATGGCCAGCTGAAAGGTGTATGGGACGTATCCAGCGGCATGGCGGCCAGCAGGCCCGAAAACGATTATGTGCACCTAGTCTCAAAAGGCCTGCAGGAAGAGATCACCAGGCCCGCCGAAGCTCTCTACAACAACGGTGGCAATGGCAGGCTGCGCGAAATCCTCGAATACATTCAGGTGCGCAATCTTGCCCCTGATATGGTCATCATCCAGGGCGGCGAGAATGACACTTTTGATCGGCAGTTCCGTGAATATTATCCTCAGCTTCTTGACTTCTACGCCTGCCCTCGCATCGTCTTAGGTGATTGGTTCAGTAAAGACAAGAGCGACTATTCTGGCAGCCTATGCAGAGAACGCGGCCTCCCCTTCGTGAACTTGTGCGATATCTCAGCGGACAAGCAAAATAGCGGGTGGGGCGGACCATATGACAGGAAGGATGTAGCGAGTCACCCGAACGACTCCGGCCATGCTGCGATTGCCAAGGGTGTGCTGGCTAAGGTCAAGGCCATGGTTTTACAAAATATATGA
- a CDS encoding sulfatase-like hydrolase/transferase yields the protein MSENIQSRRSFFKGTMAAAVTAAVPATAEAQRKAASPAPAQKPNIIIYLADQFRADFVGANGRNNSTRTPNIDAMAARGKNFTHAVTNQPVCAPARSVLLTSRYATETGVWHNGLELDKSLPTLATELRKSGYTANLIGKWHLALGNPKLGGDPGPVKAEDRGGFLDLWEGANALEHTTHPYEGTIWDRDNKPITFKDQYRVDFLTDRAERFLRQKQEKPFLLFISQLEPHQQNDLHRPIAPKGAAARFVNSTAPEDLRAHPGTWQDQLPDYYGCIEAIDSSVGRIRRILEEERLADDTIFVFFSDHGCHFMTRNQEYKRSVHNSSTRVPMIIDGPGFQGNQQIPELVGLIDLAPTLLDAAGLTPPSTWKGRSFFPLVSSYEARQNWHNQQLIQISESMTGRAIKTPDWTYCVADLSGDTKESAAKTYHEYQFYDQRADPHELINLAGRKEYREKADELQAQLKKLLAAAGEPEPEIVPAKLYP from the coding sequence ATGTCTGAAAATATCCAGAGTCGCCGGTCCTTCTTCAAAGGAACGATGGCGGCAGCCGTGACAGCCGCGGTTCCGGCTACGGCCGAAGCGCAAAGGAAGGCGGCGTCTCCCGCTCCCGCCCAAAAGCCCAACATCATCATCTATCTTGCGGATCAGTTTCGCGCGGACTTTGTGGGCGCGAACGGCCGCAACAACTCCACCCGCACGCCCAACATCGATGCGATGGCGGCGCGCGGAAAAAACTTCACCCACGCCGTCACCAATCAGCCTGTCTGCGCTCCCGCCCGTTCTGTGCTGCTGACCAGCCGCTACGCCACTGAGACCGGCGTCTGGCACAACGGTCTGGAACTGGACAAGTCCCTCCCCACGCTGGCCACGGAGCTGCGCAAGTCAGGCTACACCGCAAACCTCATCGGTAAGTGGCACCTCGCGCTTGGCAATCCCAAGCTCGGTGGCGACCCCGGCCCGGTGAAGGCCGAGGACCGCGGAGGCTTCCTGGACCTGTGGGAAGGAGCCAACGCGCTGGAGCACACCACCCACCCCTATGAAGGGACGATCTGGGATCGCGACAACAAACCCATCACCTTCAAGGACCAGTACCGCGTCGACTTCCTCACCGACCGTGCCGAGCGGTTCCTGCGCCAGAAACAGGAGAAGCCGTTCCTTCTCTTCATCTCACAGCTCGAGCCGCACCAGCAGAACGACCTGCACAGGCCGATCGCTCCCAAGGGCGCAGCGGCACGCTTTGTGAACTCCACTGCGCCGGAGGATCTGCGCGCACACCCCGGCACATGGCAGGATCAGCTGCCTGACTACTACGGATGCATCGAAGCCATCGATTCCTCCGTCGGCCGTATCCGCCGTATCCTGGAAGAAGAGAGGCTTGCGGACGACACCATCTTTGTGTTCTTCAGCGATCACGGCTGCCACTTCATGACGCGCAATCAGGAGTACAAGCGCAGCGTGCACAACAGCTCCACCCGCGTGCCGATGATCATCGATGGACCGGGCTTTCAGGGCAATCAACAGATCCCGGAGCTGGTGGGACTGATCGACCTTGCCCCAACCCTGTTGGACGCCGCCGGACTCACGCCGCCTTCCACCTGGAAGGGTCGCAGCTTCTTTCCGCTGGTAAGCAGCTACGAAGCACGACAGAACTGGCATAACCAGCAGCTGATTCAGATCAGCGAATCCATGACCGGAAGAGCGATCAAGACTCCAGACTGGACGTATTGCGTAGCCGATCTCTCCGGCGACACCAAGGAGTCCGCCGCCAAAACCTATCACGAGTACCAGTTCTACGATCAGCGCGCCGATCCGCACGAACTGATCAATCTGGCTGGACGAAAAGAGTATCGAGAGAAGGCCGACGAGCTGCAGGCCCAGTTGAAGAAGCTCCTCGCAGCCGCTGGAGAGCCGGAGCCGGAGATCGTCCCCGCAAAGCTCTATCCATAA
- a CDS encoding biotin transporter BioY, which translates to MQNTLSTSPTLARPARLLATSLSGRAAVVVGATLFVAACAHISIPLPFTPVPLTLQNFAVLLVGLLLGPTAGFAAMALYLAEGAMGLPVFNPGGAGGVLQLLGPTGGYLLSYPLVAAMAGWVFRSVPLKSLYGRAALAGTLATIILFAAGSLWMAQLLHLSSSAVWTMTITPFLPGEIVKIAAAAGLAASIRNWRRA; encoded by the coding sequence ATGCAGAACACACTTTCAACTTCCCCCACTTTGGCGCGACCCGCGCGTTTGTTAGCAACCTCACTTTCCGGCCGTGCAGCCGTTGTCGTCGGCGCTACGCTCTTTGTTGCGGCTTGTGCCCACATCTCGATCCCACTTCCATTCACGCCTGTTCCCCTGACGCTCCAGAACTTCGCCGTGCTGCTGGTCGGGCTTCTGCTTGGCCCTACCGCCGGATTCGCAGCGATGGCGCTCTACCTGGCCGAAGGGGCCATGGGGCTGCCGGTCTTCAATCCCGGCGGTGCAGGAGGAGTTCTCCAGTTGCTTGGGCCCACGGGAGGCTATCTTCTCTCCTATCCCCTGGTCGCCGCCATGGCCGGCTGGGTGTTTCGTTCCGTTCCGCTAAAGTCGCTCTACGGCCGCGCTGCATTGGCGGGCACCCTCGCCACCATTATCCTGTTCGCCGCCGGCTCTCTCTGGATGGCCCAGCTGCTTCACCTCAGCTCTTCTGCAGTGTGGACGATGACCATCACGCCGTTTCTTCCCGGCGAGATCGTAAAGATCGCCGCTGCCGCCGGTCTGGCAGCTTCCATCCGGAACTGGCGCCGCGCCTGA
- the serS gene encoding serine--tRNA ligase, translating to MIDLAFVRANLPAVEEKLRARGMDPAAALGDFAAIDRERRNAITEVETLKAKRNKLTEEIARLRKAGGDATAQTEETRTLKTEVESLEGRAAEADQRLQAILQSIPNLPQDDVPVGADEHGNREEKVWGTKPSFSFEPKPHWEIGEALNILDFNRAAKISGSRFVVHYGAGARLERALANFMLDLHTREHGYTEVLPPYMVNSRSLFGTGQLPKFAEDLFHCDDKGAYVSGELQEGDHWLIPTAEVPVTNLLRDETIDESQLSISLCAYTPCFRSEAGSYGKDVRGMIRQHQFQKVELVKFTTPDKSQQEHEALTRHAESVLEHLELPYRRMLLCTGDMGFASSKTYDLEVWLPGQNLYREISSCSNFTDFQARRANIRFRPAGAKKSEYVHTLNGSGLAVGRTYLAILENHQQADGSVRVPEVLVPYMNGQTVITRQERF from the coding sequence ATGATTGATCTAGCATTCGTCCGGGCCAATCTGCCCGCCGTTGAGGAGAAGCTGCGCGCGCGGGGCATGGATCCCGCAGCTGCGCTCGGTGACTTTGCCGCCATCGACCGGGAACGCCGCAACGCCATCACCGAGGTTGAGACCCTGAAGGCGAAGCGCAACAAGCTGACCGAAGAGATTGCACGCCTCCGCAAGGCAGGAGGCGACGCCACTGCCCAGACCGAAGAGACGCGAACGCTGAAGACCGAGGTGGAGTCGCTGGAGGGGCGTGCGGCAGAGGCCGATCAGCGGCTGCAGGCCATTCTTCAGAGCATCCCCAATCTCCCCCAGGACGATGTTCCGGTGGGCGCCGATGAGCATGGGAATCGCGAGGAGAAGGTATGGGGCACGAAGCCATCCTTCAGCTTTGAGCCCAAACCGCACTGGGAGATCGGCGAAGCGCTGAACATCCTGGACTTCAACCGGGCAGCCAAGATCTCCGGATCGCGTTTTGTGGTGCATTATGGCGCCGGTGCGCGGCTCGAGCGCGCACTAGCTAACTTCATGCTCGATCTTCACACCCGCGAGCACGGCTATACCGAGGTGCTGCCACCCTACATGGTCAACTCCCGTTCGCTGTTCGGGACAGGACAGCTGCCAAAGTTTGCGGAAGACCTCTTTCATTGCGACGACAAGGGTGCGTACGTCTCGGGAGAGCTGCAGGAGGGCGATCACTGGCTGATCCCTACCGCCGAGGTCCCGGTGACGAACCTGCTGCGCGATGAGACCATCGATGAGTCGCAGCTTTCGATCTCGCTCTGCGCCTATACACCCTGCTTCCGGTCCGAGGCTGGATCGTACGGCAAGGATGTTCGCGGCATGATTCGTCAGCATCAGTTCCAGAAGGTAGAGCTGGTCAAGTTCACGACTCCCGACAAGTCGCAGCAGGAGCACGAGGCGCTGACGCGGCACGCCGAGAGCGTACTCGAACACCTGGAGCTTCCTTACCGCCGCATGCTGCTGTGCACCGGCGACATGGGCTTTGCCTCTTCGAAGACATACGATCTTGAAGTATGGCTGCCGGGGCAGAATCTTTACCGCGAGATCAGCTCCTGCTCGAACTTCACCGACTTCCAGGCCCGTCGCGCAAACATTCGCTTCCGCCCCGCAGGAGCGAAGAAGTCAGAATATGTGCACACACTGAATGGCTCAGGCCTGGCGGTCGGCCGCACGTACCTGGCGATTCTTGAGAACCACCAGCAGGCCGATGGCTCGGTTCGCGTGCCTGAGGTTCTTGTGCCCTATATGAACGGGCAGACCGTGATTACAAGACAGGAGCGTTTCTGA
- a CDS encoding menaquinone biosynthesis family protein: MTAPQTAVQEISIAHSPDSDDAFMFYGLATNKVRVPGYKFTHVLTDIETLNHKAINEAFYDITAISFHAYPYLQDSYTLMACGGSVGEGYGPMIVANPKLTLAEAQKTRIAVPGTLTTAFLALRLFAPDIEYTVVPFDKIIPAITAGEFDAGLIIHEGQLTYANDGLVKLLDLGQWWREQTNLPLPLGGNAIRRSLGQDTMLMATNALRDSIQHALDHREEALAYAMQFARDLDPNLANRFVGMYVNERTLNYGDDGRKAIRKLLEMGYDRGIIPHRANVDFVG, encoded by the coding sequence ATGACCGCCCCGCAGACAGCAGTGCAAGAGATCAGCATCGCCCACAGTCCCGACTCCGATGACGCATTTATGTTTTATGGCCTTGCCACCAACAAGGTACGCGTGCCGGGATACAAGTTCACCCATGTGCTGACCGATATCGAAACGCTCAACCACAAGGCGATCAACGAAGCCTTCTACGACATCACGGCCATCTCCTTCCACGCTTATCCTTACCTGCAGGACAGCTACACCCTGATGGCGTGCGGCGGCAGCGTAGGCGAGGGTTACGGTCCGATGATCGTGGCCAATCCCAAACTCACGCTGGCTGAGGCACAGAAGACGCGCATCGCGGTTCCGGGAACGCTGACGACGGCCTTTCTTGCCCTCCGGCTCTTTGCACCCGATATTGAGTACACCGTGGTCCCCTTTGACAAGATCATTCCCGCGATAACTGCGGGAGAGTTCGACGCCGGGCTGATCATTCATGAAGGCCAGCTGACCTACGCCAACGATGGCCTGGTTAAGCTGCTCGATCTTGGTCAGTGGTGGCGTGAACAGACCAATCTTCCGCTTCCGCTGGGAGGCAACGCCATTCGCCGCTCGCTGGGGCAGGACACCATGCTGATGGCGACCAATGCGTTGCGTGACAGCATTCAGCATGCCCTCGATCACCGCGAAGAGGCGCTCGCCTATGCCATGCAGTTCGCCCGCGATCTTGACCCGAACCTGGCGAACCGCTTCGTCGGAATGTACGTGAATGAGCGCACCTTGAACTACGGCGATGACGGCCGCAAGGCTATTCGCAAGCTGCTGGAGATGGGATACGATCGCGGAATCATCCCGCACCGCGCCAACGTCGACTTCGTCGGCTGA
- a CDS encoding TonB-dependent receptor gives MSTFKLFLALTFLIVFAAPGMAQVDTGAIVGTVVDSQQQRIPDATIRLIQARTSVERTTTSDRDGNFSFSPVAIGAYSVAVERQGFERYVRTGIVISAQTTAQVDALLNIGEVSQSVEVAAEAPLLETQTSSLQQVVNSRSITDLPLNGRNVTFLAQTAPGVTFAQADSRGLSASGSFSANGARRGQNDYLLDGIDNNAAIADYVNQTQYVVMPPPDALQEFVVQTNNYSAEFGHSAGAVLNVSTKSGGDRFHGSAWEFIRNQVLDARNYFATAPKKPAYRQNQFGFSIGGPVTIPKVYNGRGRTFFFFDYQGTRIAQADSKVTTVPTAAERNSGYTNFGDLIALQSGTRTDALGRVFPVGTVFDPATSRAVTAGAADPTSGLIAASTGFVRDPFYQGSLVGQKTFTGGTQKALLNQLPANRLSPSAIALLNLYPAPTGSGITNNFSAFPNATNNSDGFDLRIDQHFSERDSAFARYSYLNTDQINPGPFPGIADGQSSRPGNGATQAQNLAVSETHIFTPRLVNEARFGYSRIADIRSQPFANEVGVPEQYGIGGIPQFPGNGGLPLLTFGNLANLGQSGSLPSNKASDIIQISDNVTISRNRHVVRTGVLYQNIAYPTSTPSSSRGTFGFSGIYTSVVNQTDGSTDRAQFLLNPTASSVAGGIKNVGGADSVSASNFPLISNLKRWYIGAYVQDDWRISPKLTVNLGLRWEYYGVPHERDGRQANFIPGPDDPRVGAQFLIPESQVANVPVAFQALLAKDNIAFVTTRDITQGNAQKENFAPRFGFAYQPNTKLVIHGGFGLFYGGYENYGLSASPPANFPFNIATSYTAGNSVTPLTPDNSIGTLGNGLINVPLSPSTANLTNISLLGRQYSWQSAYSEAYNLQVQYQLSAKTVLKVAYAGSVSRHLQVPINTNTVDAVLPATANAQANSFFPDFARGGAFLSPSASTNYNGLQLDVTRRWGHDLTLDANYTFSKCLGDARDQLNNTIGSYRAPYIPGAGIGFDYALCDTDVRNIVHTSGVYELPLGHNQRYLTQGLASTVAGGWSLQWIATVQDGQPFTVPCSVTTAAGSGCNALKVPGESLYAGPHNAVHFLNAAAFANPSSSATGLAALGGSPTQATGPAYRRLDLSLFRKIALADQVQLELRAEAFNITNTPNFSAPGNLNFTSPATFASITSTRDNARQLQFAGKIYW, from the coding sequence GTGTCTACTTTTAAGCTTTTTCTTGCCCTGACGTTTCTCATTGTGTTCGCTGCGCCTGGCATGGCGCAGGTCGATACCGGCGCCATCGTCGGAACGGTTGTGGATAGCCAACAACAAAGGATTCCCGATGCCACGATTCGCCTCATCCAGGCGAGAACCAGCGTGGAGAGAACGACTACTTCAGACCGCGATGGCAATTTCAGCTTCTCTCCGGTCGCAATCGGCGCCTACTCGGTTGCTGTGGAACGCCAGGGGTTTGAGCGCTACGTGCGTACCGGGATTGTGATCAGCGCGCAGACCACGGCGCAGGTGGATGCTCTGCTGAACATCGGTGAGGTCAGCCAGTCCGTAGAGGTCGCCGCCGAAGCTCCTTTACTGGAGACCCAGACGTCCTCGCTCCAGCAAGTCGTCAACAGCAGAAGCATTACAGATCTTCCGCTCAACGGACGCAACGTCACGTTTCTTGCTCAGACAGCGCCCGGCGTAACCTTCGCGCAGGCCGACTCCCGTGGGCTCTCTGCGAGCGGGTCGTTCAGCGCCAACGGTGCTCGAAGAGGCCAGAACGACTATCTGCTGGACGGTATCGATAACAATGCGGCTATTGCAGACTACGTGAACCAGACGCAATATGTCGTGATGCCTCCGCCGGATGCTTTGCAGGAGTTCGTCGTCCAGACGAACAACTATTCTGCCGAGTTCGGACACTCTGCCGGAGCCGTGCTGAATGTATCCACAAAATCGGGAGGCGATCGCTTTCACGGATCCGCATGGGAGTTTATCCGGAATCAGGTGCTGGACGCTCGAAACTACTTCGCGACCGCTCCCAAGAAACCTGCCTACCGCCAGAATCAGTTCGGGTTTTCCATCGGAGGCCCGGTTACCATTCCGAAGGTCTATAACGGACGCGGCAGAACGTTCTTTTTCTTTGACTACCAGGGCACTCGCATTGCGCAGGCGGACAGTAAAGTCACTACCGTGCCCACGGCAGCGGAGCGGAACTCAGGCTATACAAACTTTGGTGACCTGATCGCACTTCAGAGTGGTACGCGCACCGACGCCCTGGGTAGGGTCTTTCCCGTCGGAACGGTCTTCGATCCTGCTACAAGCAGGGCCGTAACCGCAGGCGCAGCCGATCCAACCTCCGGTCTGATCGCAGCCTCGACTGGCTTTGTACGCGATCCGTTCTACCAGGGATCGCTCGTGGGTCAAAAGACCTTTACGGGCGGTACCCAGAAGGCCCTGCTCAACCAACTGCCTGCCAATCGGCTTAGTCCCTCTGCCATTGCGTTGTTGAATCTCTATCCTGCCCCGACTGGCTCCGGGATCACGAATAACTTCAGCGCATTTCCGAACGCAACGAACAATAGCGATGGATTCGATCTTCGAATCGACCAGCACTTCAGTGAGCGCGACTCCGCTTTCGCGCGCTACAGCTACCTCAACACTGACCAGATCAATCCTGGCCCTTTTCCCGGCATCGCGGATGGTCAGTCGAGCCGCCCCGGCAATGGAGCGACCCAGGCGCAGAACCTGGCTGTAAGCGAGACGCATATCTTTACGCCGCGACTGGTGAATGAAGCGCGCTTCGGATACAGCCGCATCGCCGATATTCGAAGTCAGCCGTTCGCTAACGAAGTGGGAGTTCCGGAGCAGTACGGAATCGGAGGGATTCCCCAGTTTCCCGGCAATGGCGGTCTTCCTCTGCTAACGTTCGGAAATCTGGCAAACCTCGGTCAGTCAGGCTCACTGCCAAGCAACAAGGCCAGCGACATCATTCAGATCTCCGACAATGTGACGATCTCGCGTAACCGCCACGTAGTTCGCACAGGCGTGCTGTATCAGAACATCGCGTACCCCACTTCAACACCATCGTCGTCACGTGGCACCTTCGGCTTCAGCGGAATCTATACCTCCGTCGTCAACCAGACAGATGGCTCGACTGACCGTGCCCAGTTCCTCCTCAACCCGACGGCAAGCTCGGTTGCCGGCGGGATCAAGAATGTCGGCGGCGCTGACAGTGTCAGCGCATCCAACTTTCCGCTCATCAGCAATCTGAAGCGCTGGTACATCGGAGCGTATGTTCAGGATGACTGGCGTATCAGCCCCAAGCTGACCGTAAACCTGGGGCTTCGCTGGGAGTACTACGGTGTCCCGCACGAGCGCGACGGCAGGCAGGCGAACTTCATTCCCGGCCCGGACGACCCCAGGGTAGGGGCGCAGTTCCTTATTCCGGAATCGCAGGTGGCCAATGTGCCTGTGGCCTTCCAGGCGCTGCTTGCCAAAGACAATATCGCCTTTGTGACCACACGTGACATCACGCAAGGCAACGCGCAGAAAGAGAATTTCGCTCCCCGTTTCGGCTTTGCCTATCAGCCCAATACAAAGCTTGTCATCCACGGAGGCTTCGGGCTGTTTTATGGCGGATACGAGAACTACGGCCTGAGCGCGAGTCCGCCGGCGAACTTCCCATTCAATATCGCGACCAGCTACACGGCAGGAAACTCCGTCACTCCGCTCACGCCCGATAACTCCATCGGAACGCTCGGGAACGGACTGATCAATGTGCCGCTGAGTCCCTCAACTGCAAATCTGACCAACATCAGCCTGCTGGGACGCCAGTACAGCTGGCAGAGCGCGTACAGCGAAGCTTACAACCTGCAGGTCCAGTATCAGCTCAGCGCCAAGACCGTCCTCAAGGTCGCGTATGCCGGCTCGGTTTCCAGGCATCTCCAGGTTCCAATCAACACGAATACCGTCGACGCTGTTCTCCCCGCGACCGCGAATGCACAGGCAAATAGCTTCTTTCCAGACTTCGCTCGTGGCGGAGCCTTCCTCAGCCCTTCCGCCTCGACCAACTACAACGGCCTGCAGCTTGACGTGACCCGACGCTGGGGGCACGACCTTACCCTCGATGCCAACTACACCTTCTCCAAGTGCCTTGGCGACGCCCGCGATCAGCTCAACAACACCATCGGAAGCTATCGCGCTCCCTATATCCCTGGGGCGGGCATCGGCTTCGATTACGCGCTCTGCGACACCGATGTGCGCAACATCGTCCATACCAGCGGCGTCTATGAGCTTCCTCTCGGACACAACCAGAGATACCTGACCCAGGGGCTCGCATCGACTGTCGCCGGCGGCTGGTCCCTGCAGTGGATCGCAACCGTACAGGACGGCCAGCCCTTCACGGTGCCGTGCAGCGTAACGACGGCAGCGGGCTCAGGCTGCAATGCTCTCAAGGTTCCAGGAGAGAGTCTCTATGCAGGTCCGCATAACGCAGTCCACTTCCTGAATGCGGCAGCCTTCGCCAACCCATCTTCTTCTGCCACGGGGCTGGCTGCGCTCGGTGGATCTCCCACCCAGGCGACCGGGCCCGCCTACAGAAGACTGGACCTCTCGCTCTTTCGTAAGATTGCTCTCGCGGACCAGGTCCAGCTCGAGCTTCGCGCGGAGGCATTCAACATTACCAACACGCCGAACTTTTCTGCTCCGGGCAATCTGAACTTTACGTCCCCTGCAACCTTCGCATCGATCACAAGCACGCGCGACAACGCAAGACAACTCCAGTTCGCTGGAAAAATCTATTGGTAG
- a CDS encoding septum formation initiator family protein, whose protein sequence is MRLLAVGGWRRWATAAAVLLALGVAYHVVFGQNGLTAYQRKLQDTRHFEKQLQSLQHENEMLKSHIDRLKEDPDAIEHQAREELHYTRPGEVIYTLPAPPTSASTPASSQ, encoded by the coding sequence ATGCGGCTTCTTGCCGTGGGGGGATGGAGACGATGGGCGACGGCAGCTGCCGTGCTCCTTGCTCTTGGCGTCGCCTACCACGTGGTATTTGGCCAGAACGGCCTGACGGCCTATCAGCGCAAGCTGCAGGACACTCGCCATTTTGAGAAACAGCTGCAGAGTCTTCAGCATGAAAACGAGATGTTGAAGTCCCACATCGACAGACTGAAGGAAGATCCCGACGCCATAGAGCACCAGGCGCGGGAAGAGTTGCACTATACGCGTCCGGGTGAGGTCATCTACACCTTGCCTGCGCCGCCGACGTCTGCATCCACACCAGCCTCTTCCCAATAG